From Chryseobacterium shandongense, the proteins below share one genomic window:
- a CDS encoding helix-turn-helix domain-containing protein has protein sequence MFYGTSTKPNKVHLGRKISSIRDIRGIKQDFLANALGVSQQTISKIEQSEEIEDSTLEKIASVLGVNVEGLKNFTEEEIFNYFNNFHDSSTGDFRQNCTFECHCKN, from the coding sequence TTGTTTTATGGAACGTCTACAAAACCTAACAAAGTGCATCTGGGCAGAAAGATTAGCAGCATTAGAGATATACGTGGTATTAAGCAGGATTTTCTTGCCAACGCGCTGGGCGTAAGCCAGCAGACTATTTCCAAAATAGAGCAAAGTGAAGAGATAGAAGATTCTACCTTAGAAAAAATCGCTTCCGTTTTAGGTGTTAACGTTGAAGGATTAAAGAACTTTACCGAGGAGGAAATCTTTAATTACTTCAACAATTTTCATGACAGCAGTACTGGAGACTTCCGTCAAAACTGTACGTTTGAATGCCATTGTAAAAACTAG
- a CDS encoding ABC-three component system protein: MGIHAPGQVLGYGLQFPRVLYHLLRCEPEDKVAIEVIGDVATIAAESLITEEDKSSQIGNPVTDLSTDLWKTFFNWVGLINNGKIDVAKTKFVLYVNKKGRTGIVNTFNNANTIDKARIAFTTAMKKIEKKIDVKHEIWPYYDFLKKNQITLLQVINNFELQISSGGGAEAVKKEIRKKHISESQIDFIQHNLAGWVQTTILEKLANKEDGIISWEEFDKQFQPLFERSRKRELIDFALTYPPEAEEISKHLRERPLFIRQLDHINANDDEIQDAVKDYLRAKVNRQSWIENGLIDETTATDFQSKLTDFWKNKQRSLAITHKTYEACDRGMLLYIDCRSRQETIRDQHPPSATIAGTYHLLANSADLGWHPDWENTFKSKPAM, translated from the coding sequence ATGGGAATACATGCTCCCGGTCAGGTTTTAGGGTACGGCCTACAATTTCCACGAGTACTATACCATCTGCTTCGCTGTGAACCAGAGGACAAAGTTGCCATTGAAGTAATTGGCGATGTTGCAACGATAGCTGCAGAGTCTTTAATCACAGAAGAGGATAAGTCTTCTCAAATTGGCAATCCAGTGACTGACTTATCGACTGATTTATGGAAAACGTTTTTTAATTGGGTCGGACTGATCAATAATGGGAAAATAGATGTAGCAAAAACCAAGTTTGTACTATATGTCAATAAAAAAGGAAGAACTGGTATAGTTAATACTTTCAATAATGCAAACACAATTGACAAGGCTCGAATCGCATTTACTACCGCGATGAAAAAAATAGAAAAAAAAATAGATGTCAAACATGAGATCTGGCCCTATTACGATTTTTTAAAAAAAAATCAAATAACTCTCTTACAAGTTATAAATAACTTCGAATTGCAGATATCATCTGGAGGTGGAGCAGAAGCGGTGAAGAAAGAAATCAGAAAAAAACATATCTCAGAATCACAGATAGACTTTATTCAGCATAATTTGGCTGGTTGGGTACAAACGACAATACTAGAAAAACTAGCAAACAAAGAAGATGGAATTATCAGTTGGGAAGAATTTGACAAACAGTTCCAACCACTCTTTGAGCGAAGCAGAAAGCGCGAGTTGATCGACTTTGCTTTGACTTACCCGCCGGAAGCTGAAGAGATCTCAAAGCATTTGCGAGAACGACCATTATTTATCAGACAATTAGATCATATCAATGCAAATGACGATGAAATTCAAGATGCAGTAAAAGATTACCTTAGAGCCAAAGTCAACAGACAGAGTTGGATTGAAAACGGATTAATTGATGAAACCACAGCGACTGACTTTCAATCGAAACTTACAGATTTCTGGAAAAACAAACAACGAAGTTTAGCAATCACTCATAAAACTTACGAAGCTTGTGATAGGGGGATGTTGCTATATATTGATTGCAGATCGCGGCAAGAAACAATTAGAGATCAGCACCCACCATCAGCAACCATTGCAGGAACTTATCATTTACTTGCAAATTCTGCTGATCTTGGCTGGCATCCAGATTGGGAGAATACATTTAAGTCAAAACCAGCAATGTAA
- a CDS encoding three component ABC system middle component: MSEIIEEVRLYNTPAIGAYLLYKFTEGYINSHKSDDAPIALHHFIASAILSSESLKSRISNMRENLQSYIRSFEDSKTSDLLVGIHDRVKEKMSYTWSSIDIAVASGLLYWDTESGKLYYKKLEKSPSYGTLPKPSIKRDGERAEILGRWFSEHELSTITAYLKILL, encoded by the coding sequence ATGAGTGAAATAATAGAAGAAGTTAGATTATATAATACCCCTGCAATTGGAGCATACCTATTGTATAAATTTACCGAGGGGTACATTAATTCTCATAAATCAGATGATGCACCAATCGCTTTACATCATTTCATTGCGTCTGCAATACTTTCAAGTGAAAGTTTAAAGTCTCGCATTAGTAATATGAGAGAAAATTTGCAATCCTACATTAGGAGTTTTGAAGATAGTAAAACATCTGACTTACTTGTTGGTATTCATGATCGTGTTAAAGAAAAAATGAGCTACACATGGTCCTCAATAGATATTGCTGTTGCCAGTGGTTTATTATATTGGGATACAGAATCTGGCAAACTCTATTACAAAAAACTTGAAAAATCACCAAGTTATGGTACTTTGCCAAAACCATCAATAAAACGCGACGGAGAACGTGCCGAAATACTTGGTCGATGGTTTTCAGAACATGAATTATCAACAATTACCGCTTATCTAAAAATATTACTTTAA
- a CDS encoding DUF3732 domain-containing protein: protein MQFQLLNLIIWPKSQRFIPQIVQFQPGKLNVITGASRTGKSAIIPIIDYCLGSQECSIPIDTIRDHAVWYGVIVKTTAEEILFAREVPVGNVSSNNFYLMRGSKVVPPISIDQPNEKLDGIKNLLDGISGVPYATLNADDNRGFNARLSFRDLMAFVFQSQDIVANQNILFYKTHAHEHREKLRNWFPFIIGAENMEILAARNRIQEIERQLSRLRRDFEKAKTVSDSWIENMQGHLRIASEYGLVDQSDLGNKEPEHLLEIAKNILENIPNHPQTTLNDIEGSSKEVLELDILEEELSLNIGKTKKRLADLNELKGGFMDYGNSVRRRKDRLHISQWLLSMHSEAQECPSCGSVEHPKKNDEITKISNAFRALELESKKLAEVPTSFAREEEKLRGQLTNFLEEKKQLQNRIDLLAAKDQRVQQEMQQRKNMFMFLGHLKAHLEFFSKLNDGGEFKKQIEDLDDEIKRLTKLADINGVHARINAATAKIGEKILNHLKTLDVEDKYKEVAPRFDIKNLNLSVLSNDNHWHYLGEVGSASNWVSFHIALVCALQEFFLELKNSSVPSFVIFDQPSQVYFPKLKKVAANDENRDIKFEDDEDVSAVKSIFKTISNSIKISKGLWQALILDHADDIIYGDIDLVYEVDIWRDGKKLIPTEWILGENDSSELLPIG from the coding sequence ATGCAGTTTCAACTTCTCAATCTTATCATTTGGCCGAAAAGCCAAAGGTTTATACCACAAATTGTGCAATTTCAGCCAGGGAAATTAAATGTTATCACCGGAGCTTCAAGAACTGGTAAATCGGCAATTATACCAATAATAGATTATTGCTTGGGGTCCCAAGAATGTTCAATACCAATCGATACGATTAGAGATCATGCAGTTTGGTATGGTGTGATTGTCAAAACGACTGCGGAAGAAATTCTATTTGCTAGAGAAGTCCCGGTGGGTAACGTATCCTCTAATAACTTTTACCTCATGCGCGGGTCAAAAGTTGTTCCTCCAATAAGTATTGATCAGCCCAATGAGAAGTTAGATGGGATCAAAAATTTGCTTGACGGAATATCTGGTGTACCCTATGCAACACTTAATGCAGACGATAACAGAGGTTTTAATGCCCGGCTAAGCTTTAGGGATCTGATGGCTTTTGTATTTCAAAGCCAAGATATCGTTGCTAATCAAAATATTCTTTTTTATAAAACACATGCACATGAGCACAGAGAAAAATTGAGAAACTGGTTTCCATTTATTATTGGCGCTGAAAATATGGAAATCCTTGCAGCCAGAAATAGGATACAGGAAATAGAAAGACAATTGAGTCGGCTCCGAAGAGACTTTGAAAAGGCAAAAACCGTTTCTGATTCATGGATCGAAAATATGCAAGGCCACTTGAGAATTGCTTCTGAATATGGGCTAGTGGATCAATCTGATTTAGGTAACAAAGAACCAGAACATCTTCTTGAAATTGCAAAAAACATTCTTGAAAATATCCCAAATCATCCCCAAACAACACTCAATGACATAGAGGGTTCTTCAAAAGAAGTCTTAGAACTAGATATTTTGGAAGAAGAACTAAGCTTGAATATAGGAAAAACAAAGAAAAGACTTGCGGACCTTAATGAACTAAAAGGAGGGTTCATGGATTATGGTAATTCTGTCCGGAGACGGAAAGATCGCCTACATATCTCACAATGGCTTTTAAGCATGCATTCGGAAGCACAAGAGTGTCCGTCGTGTGGAAGCGTAGAACATCCCAAAAAAAATGATGAAATAACTAAAATATCAAATGCATTCCGAGCGCTGGAATTAGAATCGAAGAAACTTGCAGAAGTTCCTACATCATTTGCTCGCGAGGAAGAAAAATTAAGAGGACAGCTCACAAATTTCTTGGAAGAAAAAAAACAACTACAAAACCGAATTGATTTACTTGCTGCAAAAGACCAGAGAGTCCAACAGGAGATGCAGCAAAGAAAAAACATGTTTATGTTTCTTGGGCATTTAAAGGCCCACCTTGAATTCTTTTCAAAGCTGAATGATGGTGGTGAGTTCAAGAAACAGATAGAAGATCTGGATGACGAGATAAAACGCCTTACAAAACTGGCGGATATTAATGGAGTGCATGCAAGAATAAATGCTGCAACGGCTAAAATCGGTGAGAAAATTTTAAATCATTTGAAAACGCTTGATGTTGAAGACAAGTACAAGGAGGTGGCTCCTAGATTTGACATCAAGAATTTGAATTTATCTGTCTTAAGCAATGACAATCACTGGCATTATCTTGGGGAGGTAGGCAGTGCGTCAAATTGGGTTTCATTTCACATAGCACTTGTTTGTGCATTACAAGAATTTTTTCTTGAATTGAAAAATTCATCTGTACCAAGCTTTGTAATCTTCGATCAACCCAGCCAAGTTTATTTTCCAAAATTAAAAAAGGTAGCTGCCAATGATGAAAATCGGGATATTAAGTTTGAGGATGACGAAGATGTTTCTGCCGTAAAAAGCATTTTTAAAACTATTTCAAATTCAATCAAAATTTCAAAAGGTTTGTGGCAAGCGCTGATTTTAGACCATGCAGATGATATAATCTATGGAGACATTGATCTAGTATACGAAGTAGATATATGGCGCGATGGTAAAAAGCTTATTCCTACAGAGTGGATTCTTGGTGAGAATGATTCGTCAGAACTATTGCCGATTGGATAA
- a CDS encoding helix-turn-helix domain-containing protein, producing MEQKIHQGRNVKRFREMLGIKQEAFAFDLGEEWNQKKISLLEQKDIIEDDLLKAISNALKIPVEAFKNFDEELAVNVIANTFGDHSIGFQRNDNPTFHPVEQILKLHEEKIALYERMLKEKDEMMDRLEKLISR from the coding sequence ATGGAACAGAAAATACATCAGGGAAGAAATGTAAAACGCTTTAGAGAAATGCTTGGAATCAAGCAGGAGGCTTTCGCATTTGACTTAGGCGAGGAATGGAATCAAAAGAAAATTTCTTTGTTAGAACAGAAGGATATTATCGAAGACGATTTACTGAAGGCAATTTCAAATGCTCTTAAAATTCCTGTAGAGGCTTTTAAGAATTTTGATGAGGAATTAGCTGTCAACGTTATCGCTAATACTTTCGGGGATCATAGCATTGGATTTCAAAGAAATGATAATCCAACGTTTCATCCAGTTGAGCAAATTTTAAAACTTCACGAGGAAAAGATTGCATTGTACGAAAGAATGTTGAAAGAAAAAGATGAAATGATGGATAGGCTGGAGAAGCTTATCAGCAGATAA
- a CDS encoding helix-turn-helix domain-containing protein, translated as MIDIKDSEKKSWLRSTEVKELLNISTGKLQNLRINGILSYTRIGGTLYYKYKDIERLLDSKS; from the coding sequence TTGATCGATATCAAAGATTCGGAAAAGAAATCGTGGTTACGATCTACGGAGGTCAAGGAACTTCTCAATATTTCTACAGGAAAATTACAAAATCTTCGTATTAATGGAATTTTGTCTTACACTCGTATTGGAGGTACGTTGTATTACAAGTATAAGGACATCGAGCGGTTATTAGATAGTAAATCTTGA
- a CDS encoding DUF2624 family protein: MSKTKEIKKIPIEEVIEYFRTEGMELTKEEAELIMEFLYNLTLMVIKRYFDTDQK, translated from the coding sequence ATGTCTAAGACTAAAGAAATCAAAAAAATACCGATAGAGGAAGTTATTGAATATTTCCGAACTGAAGGTATGGAGCTGACAAAGGAAGAAGCTGAATTAATAATGGAGTTTCTTTATAACCTTACATTGATGGTCATTAAAAGGTATTTCGATACTGATCAGAAATAA
- a CDS encoding AMP-binding protein, translating into MLIDFKNLTLNQLPFETEFEKKVKAFLEEWFSGEKMVSVQTSGSTGTPKIFEIEKNKMIASAQMTCNFLGLKEGDTALLCLPVEYISGKMMIVRSVVKNLALTVTGPSLQPLRNLNEEIDFCAMTPLQVENSLEDLHWIKNMIIGGAAVSESLKDKILYTLGSKGSQRIFETYGMSETLSHIALKQIYPVSEMFFTAFEDVEISTDERGCLRIFAPHLNADVLQTNDLVEIKNNNQFRFLGRIDNVINSGGAKIFPEQLEALAKKKIPNELVFIGKEDERLGQKLILIIEGKESQDVINKIAEILFEKSFHKPKEIIFIEKIPRTPNGKINRLELKNILQNNINN; encoded by the coding sequence ATGCTGATAGACTTCAAAAATCTCACTCTGAATCAATTACCTTTCGAAACCGAATTTGAAAAAAAAGTCAAAGCTTTTTTGGAAGAATGGTTTTCCGGTGAGAAAATGGTGTCGGTTCAGACTTCAGGATCTACGGGGACTCCCAAAATTTTTGAAATTGAGAAAAATAAAATGATCGCTTCAGCACAAATGACCTGCAATTTTTTAGGGTTAAAGGAAGGTGACACCGCGTTACTATGTCTTCCGGTTGAATATATTTCGGGGAAAATGATGATCGTCCGGTCTGTTGTCAAAAATCTAGCACTTACGGTTACAGGGCCTTCTCTACAACCTTTAAGAAATCTTAATGAGGAAATAGACTTTTGTGCTATGACGCCTCTTCAGGTTGAAAATTCTTTAGAAGATTTACATTGGATAAAAAATATGATTATCGGAGGAGCAGCCGTTTCAGAAAGCTTAAAAGATAAAATTCTTTATACACTCGGATCAAAAGGTTCTCAACGGATTTTTGAGACCTACGGAATGTCAGAAACGCTTTCGCATATTGCCCTGAAACAAATTTATCCTGTATCTGAAATGTTTTTTACCGCTTTCGAAGATGTTGAAATTTCTACCGATGAAAGGGGCTGCCTGAGAATTTTTGCGCCTCATCTTAATGCCGATGTTTTACAGACTAATGATTTAGTTGAAATTAAAAATAATAACCAATTCAGATTTTTAGGAAGAATTGATAATGTGATCAATTCTGGGGGAGCCAAAATTTTTCCGGAACAGCTGGAAGCTTTAGCTAAGAAAAAAATTCCCAACGAACTGGTTTTTATAGGAAAGGAAGATGAACGTTTGGGACAAAAATTGATACTGATTATAGAAGGAAAAGAATCTCAGGATGTCATCAATAAAATTGCAGAAATTCTTTTTGAAAAAAGCTTTCATAAACCGAAAGAAATTATTTTTATTGAAAAAATACCGAGAACACCGAACGGAAAGATCAACAGGCTCGAATTGAAAAATATTTTGCAGAACAATATCAATAATTAA
- the arfB gene encoding alternative ribosome rescue aminoacyl-tRNA hydrolase ArfB, which translates to MKDFSKELTFKTSRSSGAGGQNVNKVETSVTVLWNVSNSGFFNDEQKDLIYHKLKNRINADGFLFLTVSETRTQLMNKTKAVEKILEIVDKALVIPKKRLATKPSKAQKQKRLDTKKKLSEKKDNRKFRY; encoded by the coding sequence ATGAAGGACTTTTCTAAAGAACTCACTTTTAAAACTTCCCGCAGCAGCGGAGCAGGAGGTCAGAACGTCAATAAGGTGGAAACTTCTGTAACAGTTCTGTGGAATGTCTCTAATTCCGGATTTTTTAATGATGAACAAAAAGATCTTATTTATCATAAACTTAAAAACAGAATTAATGCAGATGGCTTTCTGTTTTTAACGGTCTCTGAAACCAGAACCCAGCTGATGAATAAAACCAAAGCCGTTGAGAAAATTCTCGAAATTGTTGATAAAGCACTGGTCATTCCTAAAAAACGCCTTGCTACAAAACCTTCAAAAGCACAAAAGCAAAAACGACTGGATACCAAAAAGAAACTGTCTGAGAAAAAGGACAACCGAAAATTCAGGTATTGA
- a CDS encoding deoxyhypusine synthase family protein, protein MSKPITEFIEKYYLHFNAAALVDASKGYVAHLKDGGKMMITLAGAMSTAELGKILAEMIRQDKVDFISCTGANLEEDLMNLVAHSHYERVPHYRDLTPQEEWDLLERGLNRVTDTCIPEEEAFRRLQKHIYEIWKDADNKGERYFPHEYMYKMILSGVLEQYYEIPRENSWMIAAAEKNLPIVVPGWEDSTMGNIFASYCIKGELKFSTMKSGIEYMAYLADWYTKNSSGKGVGFFQIGGGIAGDFPICVVPMLYQDMEMHDIPFWSYFCQISDSTTSYGSYSGAVPNEKITWGKLDITTPKFIVESDATICAPLMFSYILENS, encoded by the coding sequence ATGAGCAAACCGATTACTGAATTCATAGAAAAGTATTATCTGCATTTTAATGCAGCGGCATTGGTGGATGCTTCAAAAGGATATGTAGCGCATCTTAAAGATGGCGGGAAAATGATGATTACATTGGCAGGAGCAATGTCTACGGCAGAATTAGGAAAAATTCTGGCAGAAATGATCCGTCAGGACAAAGTAGATTTTATCTCTTGTACGGGAGCAAATCTTGAAGAAGATCTTATGAATCTTGTAGCGCACTCTCACTACGAAAGAGTTCCTCACTACAGAGACCTTACGCCGCAGGAAGAGTGGGATCTGCTGGAAAGAGGGCTGAACAGGGTTACAGATACCTGTATTCCAGAAGAAGAAGCTTTCAGAAGACTGCAGAAACACATCTATGAAATCTGGAAAGATGCCGATAACAAAGGAGAAAGATATTTCCCGCATGAATATATGTATAAAATGATTCTTTCGGGAGTTTTGGAGCAGTATTACGAAATTCCGAGAGAAAACTCGTGGATGATAGCTGCAGCAGAGAAAAATCTGCCGATTGTAGTTCCGGGATGGGAAGATTCTACAATGGGAAATATTTTTGCATCATACTGCATCAAGGGAGAATTGAAGTTTTCCACCATGAAATCAGGGATCGAATACATGGCCTATCTTGCAGACTGGTACACAAAAAATTCATCAGGAAAAGGAGTAGGATTCTTCCAAATCGGAGGAGGTATTGCCGGTGATTTCCCTATTTGCGTAGTGCCGATGCTGTATCAGGATATGGAAATGCATGATATTCCGTTCTGGTCATATTTCTGTCAGATTTCGGATTCAACTACTTCTTACGGTTCATATTCCGGAGCAGTACCAAACGAGAAAATTACCTGGGGTAAGCTTGATATCACCACACCGAAATTTATCGTTGAAAGTGATGCTACCATCTGTGCACCGCTGATGTTCTCTTATATCTTAGAAAATTCATAA
- a CDS encoding glucose 1-dehydrogenase: MANLKGKVIIVTGAAMGLGLSAAEVLASKGADLTLVDYNDEALNKTKEELASKFPERKFLTVAADVSVEENVKNYVDQTVKEFGKVDGLYNNAGIEGKQAPLVDYDIDIFKKVIDINLLGVYYGMKYVIPEFQKNGGGKIVNVASVGGIRGVLNQTAYVATKHAVAGMTKNAALEYGKDNILTNAIAPGAILTPMVAEAFKQVNPDNPKAAEKEYASRNPTRRLGNPEDVAHLVAYLLSDENGYVSGQVIAIDGGESNMYGNP, translated from the coding sequence ATGGCGAATTTAAAAGGAAAAGTAATAATTGTCACAGGAGCTGCAATGGGATTGGGCTTGTCTGCCGCAGAAGTGTTGGCGTCAAAAGGAGCCGATCTTACTCTTGTGGATTATAATGATGAAGCACTAAATAAGACCAAAGAAGAATTAGCGTCTAAATTCCCGGAAAGAAAATTTCTGACTGTAGCAGCAGATGTTTCCGTGGAAGAGAATGTAAAAAATTATGTCGACCAGACCGTGAAAGAATTCGGTAAAGTCGACGGGTTGTATAACAATGCAGGGATTGAAGGAAAGCAGGCTCCATTAGTGGATTACGATATTGACATTTTTAAAAAAGTGATTGATATTAATCTTTTGGGAGTGTATTACGGAATGAAATATGTGATTCCTGAATTCCAGAAAAACGGTGGCGGAAAAATTGTTAATGTAGCTTCTGTAGGAGGAATCCGCGGAGTTCTTAACCAAACCGCTTATGTTGCTACCAAGCATGCCGTAGCGGGGATGACCAAAAATGCAGCATTAGAATATGGTAAAGACAATATCCTGACCAATGCTATTGCACCAGGAGCTATTCTTACGCCAATGGTTGCAGAAGCTTTCAAGCAGGTAAATCCCGATAATCCAAAAGCTGCAGAGAAAGAGTATGCTTCCAGAAACCCAACCAGAAGACTGGGAAATCCTGAAGATGTTGCTCATCTTGTAGCCTATCTTTTAAGTGATGAGAACGGATATGTTTCCGGCCAGGTAATTGCCATCGACGGTGGCGAATCTAATATGTACGGAAATCCGTAA
- a CDS encoding MGMT family protein yields the protein MNEVFKQQVWEITKLVPKGRVTSYGAIAKAVGFPNHSRHVGKAMGGCPPDVPAHRVISSSGILSVPEFQERLETEGIVVENFRIKDFKKLFWDPMLEL from the coding sequence ATGAATGAAGTTTTTAAACAGCAGGTCTGGGAAATTACGAAATTGGTTCCCAAAGGAAGAGTAACAAGTTATGGCGCTATAGCCAAAGCAGTGGGCTTTCCCAACCATTCCCGTCATGTAGGAAAAGCCATGGGAGGATGTCCGCCGGATGTTCCCGCCCATCGTGTAATTTCAAGTTCAGGGATATTATCGGTGCCTGAATTCCAGGAAAGACTGGAAACCGAAGGAATAGTTGTAGAAAATTTCAGGATTAAAGATTTTAAAAAATTGTTTTGGGATCCGATGCTGGAATTATGA
- the htpG gene encoding molecular chaperone HtpG produces MTKGNINVSVENIFPLIKKFLYSDHEIFLRELISNATDATLKLKHLTSIGEAKVEYGNPKIEVKVDKENKILHIIDQGIGMTGEEVEKYINQVAFSGAEEFLEKYKDTAKDSGIIGHFGLGFYSAFMVAEKVEIITKSYKDEPAVRWICDGSPEFTLEETTDKTERGTEIVLHIAEDSTEFLEEGKIRELLLKYNKFMPVPIKFGTKTHTLPLPEDAPEDAVAETEEVDNIINNPTPAWTIAPSELTNQDYMKFYHELYPMQFEEPLFNIHLNVDYPFNLTGILFFPKLNNNLNIEKDKIQLYQNQVFVTDEVKGIVPDFLMLLRGVIDSPDIPLNVSRSYLQADGAVKKISSYITKKVADKMSSLINENREDYEKKWNDIKVVIEYGIVTEEKFAEKADKFTLYPTTDGKYLLWNELEEKIKPNQTDKDGNLIVLYASNADEQHSYIQAAKDKGYEVLLLDSPIIPHVIQKLETSKEKISFARVDADHINNLIKKDEPLIAKLNETEKESLKKSVEEAVTDKKFTVQLEDLDSTDAPFTITQPEFMRRMKDMQATGGGGMFGMGGFPEMYNLVVNSNSEFAGQILKTENTEEKTGLIQHAVDLAKLSQNLLKGKDLTDFIQRSYKQLEK; encoded by the coding sequence ATGACTAAAGGAAATATCAATGTATCTGTGGAAAATATTTTTCCATTAATTAAAAAATTTCTTTACAGTGACCACGAAATCTTCTTAAGAGAATTGATCTCTAATGCAACCGACGCGACTTTAAAATTAAAGCATTTAACAAGCATAGGAGAAGCAAAGGTTGAATATGGAAATCCAAAAATTGAAGTTAAGGTTGATAAAGAAAACAAAATACTTCATATTATCGATCAGGGAATCGGGATGACGGGTGAAGAGGTTGAAAAATACATCAATCAGGTAGCATTCTCAGGAGCTGAAGAGTTTTTGGAAAAATACAAGGATACGGCAAAGGATTCGGGAATCATCGGACATTTCGGACTTGGGTTTTATTCTGCATTTATGGTTGCTGAAAAGGTTGAAATTATTACCAAATCTTACAAAGATGAACCGGCAGTTCGATGGATATGCGACGGAAGTCCAGAATTCACTTTAGAAGAAACAACAGATAAGACAGAGCGTGGAACTGAAATCGTACTCCACATTGCCGAAGATTCAACTGAATTTTTGGAAGAAGGCAAAATCCGCGAACTGCTGTTGAAATACAACAAATTTATGCCGGTTCCTATTAAGTTCGGAACAAAAACCCATACCTTACCTTTACCTGAAGACGCTCCGGAAGATGCCGTTGCAGAAACTGAAGAGGTAGACAATATCATCAACAATCCAACGCCGGCATGGACAATCGCTCCAAGTGAACTGACTAATCAGGACTACATGAAGTTTTATCATGAACTCTATCCGATGCAGTTTGAAGAACCACTATTCAACATCCACTTAAATGTTGATTATCCGTTCAACCTAACCGGAATTTTATTCTTCCCTAAGCTTAACAACAATTTAAATATTGAAAAAGATAAAATTCAGCTATACCAAAACCAGGTTTTTGTAACGGATGAGGTAAAAGGTATTGTTCCTGATTTCTTAATGCTGCTTCGTGGGGTGATTGATTCTCCGGATATTCCATTGAATGTTTCGCGTTCTTATCTGCAGGCTGATGGTGCTGTAAAGAAAATCTCTTCGTACATCACCAAGAAAGTAGCCGACAAAATGTCTTCTCTGATTAATGAAAACCGCGAAGATTATGAGAAAAAATGGAATGACATTAAAGTGGTCATTGAATACGGAATCGTAACAGAAGAAAAATTTGCAGAAAAAGCTGATAAATTCACCTTATATCCAACTACTGACGGAAAATATCTCCTTTGGAATGAACTGGAAGAAAAAATTAAACCGAATCAAACCGATAAAGATGGCAACCTCATTGTTCTATACGCCTCTAATGCAGACGAACAACATAGTTATATTCAGGCTGCAAAAGACAAAGGATATGAAGTTCTCCTTTTGGACTCTCCTATTATTCCGCATGTTATTCAGAAACTGGAAACTTCCAAAGAGAAAATTTCTTTTGCAAGAGTTGACGCCGACCACATCAATAACCTCATCAAAAAAGACGAGCCTCTTATTGCTAAATTAAATGAAACTGAAAAAGAATCCTTAAAGAAATCTGTCGAAGAGGCTGTTACTGATAAGAAATTTACCGTTCAGCTTGAAGATTTGGACAGCACGGATGCACCATTCACCATTACCCAGCCTGAATTTATGAGAAGAATGAAAGACATGCAGGCAACCGGTGGTGGCGGAATGTTTGGCATGGGAGGATTCCCGGAAATGTATAATCTGGTGGTAAACTCCAACAGCGAATTTGCCGGACAAATTCTGAAAACCGAAAATACGGAAGAAAAAACCGGATTGATTCAGCATGCTGTTGATCTTGCTAAATTATCCCAGAATTTACTGAAAGGAAAAGATCTTACTGACTTTATTCAGAGAAGCTATAAACAACTGGAAAAATAA